A genomic window from Desulfonatronovibrio magnus includes:
- a CDS encoding class I SAM-dependent methyltransferase produces MPDDYQRIAPVYDLILDPLLNPLRRRISNIMQEYRVGKVVDLGCGTGKQCAFLHRANLDVYGVDRSASMLSKASNNTPEGIKYQLQDFTSTAFQDNYFQASLISLVLHEHDQKTQHSMLTEARRVTEQGGITVILEHHVPDSLSSWIMHHISCIPERLAGRRHYHNYISFMKNRGLPGLLDSRHDLIIVRAEPYFFGGLMLYVLKCA; encoded by the coding sequence ATGCCCGACGATTACCAGCGCATAGCGCCTGTTTACGATTTAATTCTCGACCCTCTTCTCAATCCCCTCAGGCGCAGGATTTCCAATATAATGCAGGAGTACAGGGTTGGAAAAGTGGTGGACCTTGGATGTGGCACAGGAAAACAGTGCGCGTTTCTTCACCGCGCAAACTTGGATGTGTATGGAGTGGACAGGTCTGCATCCATGCTTTCCAAAGCCTCAAATAACACTCCTGAAGGGATAAAGTATCAGCTTCAGGACTTCACAAGTACTGCGTTCCAGGATAATTACTTTCAGGCATCATTGATCAGCCTTGTTCTCCACGAGCATGATCAGAAAACGCAGCACAGCATGCTGACCGAGGCAAGGCGTGTTACTGAACAGGGTGGCATAACGGTCATTCTGGAGCATCATGTGCCAGACAGTCTAAGCTCCTGGATAATGCACCATATTTCATGCATACCTGAAAGGCTGGCTGGTCGCAGACACTACCATAATTATATTTCCTTTATGAAAAACAGGGGACTGCCTGGTCTGCTGGATAGTCGCCATGATCTAATTATAGTACGTGCTGAACCATATTTTTTTGGAGGGCTTATGCTTTATGTGTTAAAGTGCGCCTGA
- a CDS encoding aminotransferase class I/II-fold pyridoxal phosphate-dependent enzyme, translating to MIQDFNILISGHLKELKDTSQFRTIPLLDHGSELFLEHENQRLLNLASNNYLGLASHDALKTAAINATSVYGTSASASRLISGNFALYDQLEKELCAFKKKPASLITGSGYSANLSILSSLAGRNSVILCDKLNHASIIDGALLSGARLLRYRHSDMDHLKYLITKHQDRPDKFLITDTVFSMDGDFAPLEDIAEICAGNNIISIIDEAHATGIFGHGRGLAHQLGLTDSIDVHMGTFSKALGSYGGYIASSRDIIDMIINKGRAFIFSTALPPGVMAANLAALKLVSSNPDKSAKLLNIAAQLRAHLKQLGFDTGYSQSQIIPVILKDSHIVLKARQKLIDKGIFTGAVRHPTVPVNTARLRISLRADLMPEHLDLIFQAFDHLASELSLPPACRL from the coding sequence ATGATCCAAGACTTTAATATCCTTATTTCAGGGCATTTGAAGGAGCTTAAGGACACTTCTCAGTTCAGAACCATTCCTTTACTTGATCATGGATCCGAGCTCTTTCTTGAACATGAGAATCAAAGACTACTTAACCTTGCGTCCAATAACTACCTTGGCCTGGCCAGTCACGATGCCCTCAAAACAGCCGCCATTAATGCAACATCTGTTTATGGTACTTCAGCTTCAGCCTCAAGGCTCATTTCAGGAAATTTTGCACTTTATGACCAGCTTGAAAAAGAACTTTGCGCTTTCAAGAAGAAACCTGCTTCGCTAATTACAGGCTCAGGCTACTCGGCCAATCTCAGTATACTGAGCAGTCTTGCAGGAAGGAATTCCGTAATCTTATGTGATAAGCTCAACCATGCCAGCATCATTGATGGAGCCTTGCTCTCAGGTGCCAGACTCCTCAGGTATCGTCATAGTGACATGGACCATCTCAAGTATCTAATTACAAAGCACCAGGACCGGCCTGACAAATTCCTGATCACAGATACAGTTTTCAGTATGGATGGCGACTTTGCCCCTCTTGAGGACATTGCTGAAATATGCGCAGGAAATAATATTATCAGTATAATAGATGAAGCTCATGCCACAGGAATTTTCGGGCATGGCCGGGGCCTGGCTCATCAACTTGGCCTCACGGATTCTATAGACGTCCATATGGGTACCTTCAGCAAAGCATTAGGATCGTATGGAGGCTATATTGCTTCAAGCAGAGATATAATTGATATGATCATTAACAAAGGCCGAGCCTTTATTTTTTCCACTGCCCTGCCTCCAGGTGTCATGGCAGCCAATCTGGCTGCTTTGAAACTTGTCAGCAGCAATCCGGATAAAAGCGCAAAACTTTTAAACATTGCTGCTCAGCTCAGGGCTCACCTTAAACAACTGGGTTTTGACACCGGTTACAGTCAGTCGCAGATTATTCCTGTTATTCTTAAGGACAGTCATATAGTGCTTAAAGCCAGACAAAAACTCATTGATAAAGGCATATTTACCGGCGCTGTTCGCCATCCTACAGTCCCTGTAAACACAGCACGCCTGCGCATTTCTCTGCGAGCAGACCTCATGCCTGAACATCTTGATCTCATTTTTCAGGCTTTTGACCATCTTGCCAGCGAACTGTCTTTACCGCCTGCATGTCGATTATGA
- a CDS encoding methyl-accepting chemotaxis protein: protein MRFKIRGKIFIPMLVSLVALVVIIFVVLNYQLNRVSNEFIREIGQSKADEIDSAMSLAFREAESVSALFSRLPAVAEAYRVALSGNINDGASPESQRAREMLRANLSDMLDSFEAVRGEPLMLHFHLPNGRSLVRLWREKNFIRDGQWVDESDDISEFRQTVMQVNRSGRAVEGLEIGRGGFTVRSVLPVMDDRRNQLGSVEMLIEFEPIVEAAAAAEGHELLLYMNYDLLRIAQRLQDESRHPVIDNRFVKVSGTEDARINQLISSRLLERGTRELAVETAGNYSLSVFPVVDFTGNQVGVMAYVLDTSVEQALIRNLTITLLAIMAGLLILLLVVGQLTTNYAVIRPLKRINDFASKVSNGDLDQQLDVSSKDEMQDLAGSLQVMVDNLKEKIFEADEKTSQAREETEKAEQFRLKAEEAMKKAEQAQREGMLSAASKIEDIIESISSASEELSAQVEQASRGSEDQQQRTQETATAMEEMNATVLEVAKNASQAAEFSEEAQNNALKGSKTVQDAIKAIKQVQTAAEELKSKIAGLGQRAEGIGRIMTVIEDIADQTNLLALNAAIEAARAGEAGRGFAVVADEVRKLAEKTMNATKEVGESIQAIQEDVRNNAKSVDSTVESVKTATDLSNLSGQQLEEIVSLAERSSDQVRAIATASEEQSSASEEINRSVDDINRVAGETADVMAQSAQAISDLAKQASDLQSLVQEMKDQA, encoded by the coding sequence ATGCGTTTTAAGATCAGGGGGAAAATATTTATTCCCATGTTAGTGTCGCTGGTGGCACTGGTAGTAATTATTTTTGTTGTCCTCAACTATCAGCTGAATCGTGTCAGCAATGAATTCATTCGCGAAATCGGACAAAGTAAAGCAGATGAAATTGACTCAGCCATGTCTCTTGCATTTCGCGAGGCAGAGTCAGTATCAGCTCTTTTTTCCAGGCTGCCTGCAGTGGCGGAAGCTTACCGGGTTGCTCTTTCCGGAAATATCAATGACGGTGCTTCTCCTGAATCACAAAGAGCCAGGGAGATGCTGCGTGCCAACCTAAGTGACATGCTGGACAGTTTTGAAGCAGTCAGAGGTGAGCCCCTAATGCTTCATTTTCATCTTCCCAATGGCAGAAGCCTGGTTCGGTTGTGGAGAGAGAAAAATTTCATACGTGACGGACAATGGGTTGATGAATCAGATGATATTTCAGAATTCAGGCAAACAGTTATGCAGGTCAACCGTTCGGGCAGGGCTGTTGAAGGGCTTGAAATTGGTCGAGGCGGTTTTACTGTGCGCAGTGTTCTGCCTGTTATGGATGATCGCCGTAATCAGCTGGGTTCAGTGGAAATGCTTATTGAATTTGAGCCCATTGTTGAGGCGGCAGCAGCAGCTGAAGGACATGAGCTGCTTTTGTACATGAATTATGATTTGCTGCGTATTGCCCAGAGGCTTCAGGATGAGTCCCGCCATCCTGTTATTGATAACCGGTTCGTCAAGGTTTCAGGCACTGAAGATGCAAGAATAAACCAGTTAATTTCATCCAGACTGTTGGAGAGAGGCACACGTGAACTGGCTGTGGAAACTGCAGGAAACTATTCATTGTCAGTGTTTCCAGTGGTTGATTTCACAGGAAACCAGGTAGGAGTGATGGCCTACGTGCTGGATACATCTGTTGAGCAGGCATTAATCCGTAACCTTACAATCACTTTGCTGGCAATTATGGCCGGGCTTTTAATCCTTTTGCTGGTTGTAGGGCAGTTGACCACTAACTATGCAGTAATCAGGCCCCTTAAAAGGATAAATGATTTTGCCTCCAAGGTTTCTAATGGAGATCTTGACCAGCAGCTTGATGTTAGCTCCAAGGATGAAATGCAGGATCTGGCAGGAAGCCTGCAGGTAATGGTGGACAATCTTAAAGAAAAAATATTTGAGGCGGATGAGAAAACCAGCCAGGCCAGAGAAGAAACCGAAAAAGCCGAACAGTTTCGCTTAAAGGCTGAAGAGGCCATGAAGAAGGCTGAGCAGGCTCAAAGAGAAGGAATGCTCAGTGCAGCTTCAAAAATTGAAGATATTATTGAAAGTATATCTTCAGCATCAGAAGAACTTTCCGCTCAGGTGGAGCAGGCCAGTCGCGGGTCTGAAGACCAGCAGCAAAGGACACAGGAAACAGCAACCGCCATGGAAGAAATGAACGCTACTGTTCTTGAAGTTGCCAAAAATGCCTCACAGGCTGCTGAATTTTCAGAAGAAGCCCAGAATAACGCCTTAAAGGGTTCCAAGACCGTGCAGGATGCCATCAAGGCTATTAAACAGGTCCAGACAGCAGCTGAAGAGCTAAAGTCCAAGATTGCAGGACTGGGGCAAAGAGCTGAGGGAATCGGAAGAATTATGACTGTTATTGAAGATATAGCAGACCAGACCAATCTCCTGGCGCTCAACGCTGCCATCGAGGCTGCAAGAGCAGGTGAAGCCGGCAGGGGCTTTGCAGTTGTAGCTGACGAGGTCAGAAAGCTGGCTGAAAAGACCATGAACGCCACCAAGGAAGTTGGAGAATCTATTCAAGCCATTCAGGAAGACGTTAGAAACAATGCCAAGAGTGTTGATTCTACTGTGGAGTCAGTAAAAACAGCAACTGATCTGTCCAACCTGTCAGGCCAACAGCTCGAGGAGATTGTTTCTCTTGCGGAGCGCTCTTCAGATCAGGTTCGCGCCATTGCTACTGCTTCAGAAGAACAGTCATCAGCGAGTGAAGAGATCAACCGCTCTGTAGATGATATTAACAGGGTAGCAGGTGAAACTGCTGACGTCATGGCACAGTCTGCCCAGGCAATCAGTGATCTGGCAAAACAGGCCAGTGATCTTCAGTCTCTGGTCCAGGAAATGAAAGATCAGGCATAA
- a CDS encoding ferritin, whose product MLTEKMEKNLNKQVNAELYSSYLYLSMSAYFSEINLGGCAHWMRLQAEEELAHGLKIYDYINERGGRPVLGSIDAPPQSWDSPVDVFENVLKHEQKVTSMINELVDLAIKEKDHATNNFLQWFVAEQVEEEASASDVLQKVKLASSDAGGMFFLDQEFGKRVLHSEE is encoded by the coding sequence ATGTTGACTGAAAAAATGGAAAAAAATCTAAACAAACAGGTTAATGCCGAACTTTATTCATCTTATCTTTACTTGTCCATGTCCGCTTATTTCAGCGAGATAAATCTTGGAGGATGTGCTCATTGGATGCGTCTCCAGGCCGAAGAAGAACTGGCCCACGGCCTGAAAATCTACGATTACATCAATGAACGGGGCGGAAGGCCCGTTCTCGGCAGTATTGACGCACCTCCCCAGTCCTGGGATTCACCTGTGGATGTCTTTGAAAATGTCCTCAAGCACGAACAAAAGGTAACGTCCATGATCAATGAACTTGTTGATCTGGCCATAAAAGAAAAAGACCATGCTACCAACAATTTTCTGCAGTGGTTTGTAGCTGAGCAGGTTGAAGAGGAAGCAAGCGCCAGTGACGTTTTGCAGAAGGTAAAACTTGCATCCAGCGATGCAGGCGGTATGTTTTTCCTTGACCAGGAATTTGGCAAAAGGGTTTTGCACAGTGAAGAATAA
- the qrcA gene encoding menaquinone reductase multiheme cytochrome c subunit QrcA, with protein sequence MAKKKKSYLLLPFVVGFIGALVFGWGLFPKMLFSEKQQPFWFSHISHVEVVGMDCYDCHYYYEDGSFSGIPTTEECSACHMDVMFDDPDEIIFVEQYVWEEKEVPWLIYQKQPDNVYFSHIAHEMYDCQTCHPAVETAEAWPKYYENRLTKYSRDTMKMWECERCHAETGTSNACYVCHK encoded by the coding sequence GTGGCGAAAAAGAAAAAAAGCTATTTGCTGCTCCCTTTTGTGGTGGGCTTTATCGGCGCCCTTGTTTTCGGATGGGGGCTTTTTCCCAAAATGCTGTTCAGTGAAAAGCAGCAGCCCTTTTGGTTCAGCCATATCTCTCATGTAGAAGTGGTGGGGATGGACTGCTATGACTGTCACTACTATTATGAGGATGGCTCTTTCTCGGGCATACCAACTACTGAAGAATGCTCAGCATGTCATATGGATGTCATGTTTGATGACCCTGACGAGATTATTTTTGTTGAGCAGTATGTGTGGGAGGAAAAGGAAGTTCCCTGGCTCATTTATCAAAAGCAGCCTGACAACGTTTATTTCTCGCATATTGCTCATGAAATGTATGATTGTCAGACCTGTCATCCGGCCGTGGAAACAGCTGAAGCCTGGCCAAAATACTATGAGAACAGGCTGACCAAGTACAGCAGGGACACAATGAAGATGTGGGAATGCGAGCGATGCCATGCTGAAACCGGTACAAGCAATGCTTGCTATGTTTGTCATAAATAA
- a CDS encoding methyltransferase domain-containing protein produces the protein MHNTIRHKFDRSSITYRANAPVQDHVAAKCAMRVPKGFSGNILEIGAGGGLLSEKVLARISPASHYYALDISKAMLNIIKNPGMQSDIFPGIEKVQADGEYPPFQDCSLDLMLSSSTMQWYKNSPASMTRNLQLLKPGGLFSLGLFVQGTFKEMEHVSSLTGFGSTHILPVASECLSALQKEKLELASEIETKTIQYDSVLSFLKKHKQTGATFSGKKARFGRERLRKFIAAYEEHYEKDGKIQVSYQILYIWGRKLL, from the coding sequence ATGCATAATACTATTCGCCACAAATTTGACAGGTCAAGCATTACATACAGGGCAAACGCCCCTGTCCAGGATCACGTTGCAGCTAAATGCGCCATGAGAGTTCCGAAAGGATTCTCTGGCAATATCCTGGAAATCGGAGCAGGTGGTGGTCTGTTAAGCGAAAAAGTACTTGCAAGAATTAGTCCTGCCAGTCATTACTATGCCTTAGACATTTCTAAGGCCATGCTCAACATCATTAAAAATCCCGGCATGCAATCAGATATCTTTCCTGGCATTGAAAAAGTGCAGGCTGATGGAGAATACCCGCCCTTTCAAGATTGCTCCTTAGATCTTATGCTGAGTTCTTCCACCATGCAGTGGTACAAAAACAGCCCAGCTTCAATGACTCGAAATCTTCAACTTTTAAAACCAGGTGGACTGTTTTCCCTTGGCCTTTTTGTGCAAGGCACTTTTAAGGAAATGGAACATGTCAGCTCTTTAACAGGGTTTGGATCAACCCATATTCTTCCTGTAGCTTCTGAGTGCCTGTCTGCTCTGCAAAAAGAAAAGTTAGAGCTTGCTTCAGAAATAGAAACCAAAACAATTCAATATGACTCAGTTCTTTCATTTCTGAAAAAACATAAGCAAACAGGTGCAACTTTTTCAGGAAAAAAAGCTCGATTTGGCAGGGAAAGGCTTAGAAAATTTATTGCTGCATACGAGGAGCATTACGAAAAAGATGGGAAAATTCAGGTCAGCTACCAGATTTTGTATATATGGGGCCGCAAGTTGCTTTGA
- a CDS encoding HAD family hydrolase, which produces MRQFEIKWAVFDYGGVLAEEGFVAGLKAIAEQENLDPDTLFESTRDLIHDTGYLTGKVLEETFWREFRKQTGIQRTDDDLRNQILSRFKIRPWMLDIVQELKKAEINTAILSDQVNWLDELDVRDDFFKYFDRVYNSFHVGLSKIETDIFDELITWLNASPAEILFVDDHPGHTRRAESRGLQTIHYQDRQGFTVRLSQLCPTITSA; this is translated from the coding sequence ATGCGACAATTTGAGATAAAATGGGCTGTTTTTGATTATGGAGGAGTACTTGCTGAAGAAGGTTTTGTGGCCGGACTAAAGGCTATTGCAGAACAGGAAAATCTTGACCCTGATACCCTGTTTGAATCCACCAGGGATTTGATTCATGACACCGGTTATTTAACCGGCAAGGTTCTGGAAGAAACCTTTTGGAGAGAGTTTAGAAAGCAAACCGGTATTCAAAGAACCGATGATGACCTGAGAAATCAAATTTTGTCCAGATTCAAAATTAGGCCCTGGATGCTGGACATTGTCCAGGAGCTGAAAAAAGCTGAAATAAATACAGCCATTCTCAGCGATCAGGTTAACTGGTTAGATGAACTGGACGTCAGGGACGACTTTTTCAAATATTTTGACAGGGTATACAACAGCTTTCATGTAGGTCTCAGCAAAATTGAAACCGACATCTTTGACGAGCTTATTACCTGGCTCAATGCATCTCCTGCAGAAATACTGTTTGTAGACGATCACCCTGGCCATACAAGAAGAGCTGAGTCTCGAGGGCTTCAAACTATCCATTATCAGGACAGACAAGGCTTTACAGTCCGTTTATCCCAATTATGCCCGACGATTACCAGCGCATAG
- a CDS encoding phosphatidylglycerophosphatase A family protein, translating to MGNLRLNKTKILTGAATLGFVGHLPKAPGTWGSFVAMLAAPWLFIPYSLSTKLTILFVLFFVGSWACSAAEKTFGKKDPSQAIIDEVLGQWITFLFITTAAILPLLLGFILFRVFDITKPFPVRQSEKWLPGGYSVMLDDLIAGLYALAALSLILYLIPA from the coding sequence ATGGGTAACTTGAGACTCAACAAGACAAAAATTCTTACAGGTGCGGCTACTCTGGGCTTTGTGGGTCACCTTCCCAAAGCCCCGGGTACCTGGGGGTCCTTTGTGGCCATGCTTGCAGCACCATGGCTCTTTATTCCATATTCACTGAGCACCAAACTCACTATACTTTTCGTTCTTTTTTTTGTGGGTTCCTGGGCCTGCTCAGCTGCTGAGAAGACCTTTGGCAAAAAAGATCCCAGTCAGGCTATTATTGATGAAGTTCTTGGTCAGTGGATAACCTTCCTGTTCATTACCACTGCAGCCATTTTACCTCTGTTGCTTGGCTTCATCCTGTTTCGAGTTTTCGACATTACCAAGCCCTTTCCTGTGCGGCAGTCTGAAAAATGGCTTCCAGGCGGCTATTCAGTTATGCTGGATGACCTTATTGCTGGTCTTTACGCGTTGGCAGCCTTAAGTTTGATACTTTATCTGATCCCAGCTTAA
- the bioD gene encoding dethiobiotin synthase: protein MAFVFPDRFFVTGVDTEAGKTIVSSMLVRGLDAFYWKPVQTGSRLVSDSDMVRQMAGITENRIIPEVYSFAEPLSPHLAAALDSSYIDPEKIKSPDVFPLIVEGAGGLLVPLNNDFLMIDLIQKLNLPALIVARNKLGVINHTLLTIEALKTRSIDILGVILSDGINRDHKQAIERFSNVQVIAQLDSLESITPDMLRKKFDELFL from the coding sequence ATGGCATTTGTTTTTCCTGACAGATTTTTTGTAACAGGGGTTGATACTGAAGCTGGTAAAACCATAGTCAGTTCCATGCTGGTGCGCGGACTTGATGCTTTTTACTGGAAGCCGGTGCAGACAGGTTCCAGGCTGGTCTCAGACAGTGATATGGTCAGGCAAATGGCCGGTATCACGGAGAACAGGATTATTCCGGAAGTTTATTCTTTTGCAGAACCACTATCTCCTCATCTCGCAGCTGCCTTAGACAGTTCATATATTGATCCGGAGAAGATCAAATCTCCTGATGTGTTTCCTTTAATTGTTGAAGGGGCCGGAGGACTGCTGGTACCTCTTAATAATGATTTCCTGATGATCGACCTGATTCAAAAGCTGAATCTGCCAGCTTTGATAGTAGCCCGCAACAAACTTGGAGTGATCAATCATACCCTGCTGACCATTGAAGCCTTGAAAACCCGCTCTATTGATATTCTGGGCGTTATTTTAAGCGATGGAATCAATCGTGACCATAAACAGGCTATTGAAAGGTTTAGCAATGTCCAGGTTATAGCCCAGCTTGACTCTCTTGAGTCAATAACTCCTGATATGTTAAGGAAAAAATTTGATGAACTATTTTTATGA
- a CDS encoding Maf family protein, which yields MKNNFCRQDLDSTLPPGPFRPAARLILASASPRRQFLLSTLGISFEVIPANYREPPPRENQQPQDYALELAAAKGNEVAEKNPAAIVIAADTIVVHDNIIMGKPTSKDHALKMLKSLQGSVHQVITAVNISYAASSKQEAFYNITDVEMAEASTDLLKCYINTGEPADKAGAYGIQGLGGFLIKSLSGSYTNVVGLPLSEVWSRLLQIQAIRVSGSVQPLACA from the coding sequence GTGAAGAATAACTTTTGCCGGCAGGACCTGGACAGCACTCTGCCTCCTGGGCCGTTCAGGCCTGCTGCGCGCCTGATTCTGGCTTCAGCTTCTCCAAGGCGTCAGTTTCTCTTGTCCACCCTTGGCATAAGCTTTGAAGTTATTCCTGCAAATTATCGGGAGCCCCCTCCGCGCGAGAATCAGCAACCACAAGATTATGCTTTGGAACTGGCAGCAGCAAAAGGAAATGAGGTTGCTGAAAAAAATCCGGCAGCCATAGTCATCGCTGCTGATACCATTGTGGTGCATGACAATATCATTATGGGCAAACCCACTTCCAAAGATCACGCTCTGAAAATGCTAAAGTCTTTACAGGGATCAGTTCATCAGGTCATAACAGCAGTGAACATCAGCTATGCAGCTTCTTCTAAGCAGGAAGCATTTTACAATATTACTGATGTAGAAATGGCTGAAGCATCAACTGATCTTCTAAAATGCTACATTAACACTGGTGAGCCCGCAGACAAAGCAGGCGCTTACGGCATTCAGGGCTTGGGAGGATTTCTAATTAAATCTCTAAGCGGATCATACACCAATGTGGTGGGATTGCCTTTATCAGAAGTTTGGAGCAGGCTTTTGCAGATTCAGGCAATAAGAGTGTCAGGATCTGTGCAACCCTTGGCGTGTGCATAG
- a CDS encoding alpha/beta fold hydrolase has translation MHEAVNHHPGMTDSRKRLFISGWAGFPELFPQISRNFTFVLPFGPEHEYFEQKYVNQHWDTIAGWSLGAHLCLKKLHELKTSHLILIAPFLDFCTYTPPEKVREMIAGLKRKPQALTRWFWKQCGITRTGIRIEHHQELLMGLEYLLDSSIKSLPEVTINSVTIMHGVRDRIVPARASEILLESIPGACYITLPYGHFIPEAEILQRIKTSN, from the coding sequence ATGCATGAAGCAGTAAATCATCACCCCGGCATGACTGACTCACGAAAAAGACTCTTTATCTCGGGCTGGGCCGGTTTTCCGGAACTTTTTCCACAAATATCAAGAAACTTCACTTTTGTTTTGCCTTTTGGTCCTGAGCACGAGTATTTTGAACAAAAATATGTGAATCAACACTGGGATACAATTGCAGGCTGGTCACTTGGAGCTCATCTTTGCCTTAAAAAATTACATGAGCTCAAAACCTCGCATCTTATTTTGATTGCGCCGTTTCTTGACTTCTGCACCTACACGCCGCCGGAAAAAGTAAGAGAGATGATCGCCGGTCTTAAACGTAAACCACAAGCCCTGACCCGCTGGTTCTGGAAGCAATGCGGCATAACCCGGACCGGCATCAGGATTGAGCATCATCAGGAATTGCTTATGGGGCTTGAGTATCTACTTGATTCAAGCATCAAAAGCCTGCCAGAAGTCACTATAAATTCTGTCACCATAATGCACGGAGTCAGAGACAGAATAGTCCCTGCCCGGGCATCAGAAATATTACTGGAGTCCATACCTGGTGCCTGCTACATTACGTTGCCATACGGTCACTTTATTCCTGAAGCTGAGATTCTGCAGCGCATCAAGACATCAAATTAA
- the bioB gene encoding biotin synthase BioB gives MNYFYELAVKSESGQRLTEKEIKNLLELPYRDTFQLFPGATLLREKYHGAKIGVCSITNAKSGSCSEDCSFCAQSAHYKQRIHNYPLKSHHELVDIGMVAAGTGCGRFSIVTSGKGLSRNEVEEVCKAVVELKARNVSVCASLGILTEMDFKLLKEAGLTRYHHNLETAPDFFAKICTTHDFSHRVQTINAAVKAGLDVCSGAVFGLGETDAHVIQLAMVLKELDVVSVPVNFLVPIPGTPLENSPRITPLRCLKIICMLRYILPEKDIIVCGGRVENLGELHPFIYPAGASSVMTGNYLTRQGRNSGEDMRLIREMGLEVL, from the coding sequence ATGAACTATTTTTATGAGTTAGCTGTGAAATCAGAGTCAGGCCAGCGTCTGACGGAAAAAGAAATCAAGAATCTTCTGGAGCTGCCTTACAGGGATACGTTTCAACTATTCCCTGGAGCCACTCTTTTGAGAGAAAAATATCATGGAGCAAAAATCGGGGTATGCTCCATTACCAACGCCAAGTCAGGCAGCTGTTCTGAAGACTGTTCGTTTTGTGCTCAATCAGCCCACTATAAGCAGCGTATCCATAACTATCCACTGAAATCTCATCATGAGCTTGTGGATATCGGCATGGTAGCCGCAGGAACCGGGTGCGGAAGGTTCTCCATTGTGACTTCAGGCAAAGGACTGTCCCGCAATGAAGTGGAGGAGGTCTGTAAGGCGGTTGTTGAGCTTAAGGCACGTAATGTCAGTGTTTGTGCATCTCTTGGTATTTTGACTGAGATGGATTTTAAACTTTTAAAGGAAGCAGGTCTTACTCGCTACCATCACAATCTTGAGACTGCACCTGATTTTTTTGCAAAAATATGTACCACCCATGATTTTTCTCATCGCGTCCAGACCATAAATGCCGCTGTTAAGGCTGGTCTGGATGTATGCAGCGGTGCGGTTTTCGGTCTGGGTGAGACTGACGCTCACGTCATACAGCTGGCTATGGTGCTTAAAGAATTGGATGTTGTTAGTGTACCAGTTAATTTTTTGGTTCCCATTCCAGGCACCCCATTGGAAAATTCTCCGCGCATAACTCCGTTGAGATGTTTGAAAATCATTTGCATGCTTCGTTATATTCTGCCGGAAAAAGATATTATTGTATGTGGCGGTAGAGTGGAAAACCTTGGTGAGCTGCATCCATTTATTTATCCGGCCGGGGCCAGTTCGGTCATGACTGGAAATTATCTTACCAGACAAGGCAGAAACAGTGGTGAAGATATGAGGTTGATCAGGGAGATGGGGCTTGAGGTGCTTTAG
- a CDS encoding LysM peptidoglycan-binding domain-containing protein, producing the protein MEKKNWINKLDDLEQETPVSSGRRNVAVNAGRQQENMIIYALAAAGAIILILIIVIFARGGSSPEYPVAELREVIARMDTLEHRVMEIEGQLLGRDPFAAEPGQTADLRAALEAQRETLDDLRQRFSEMEDQSARVASRPAPQPAPRPAPEPAPRPAPPEPAAAPSADADHILHEVQPGENLFRIGLRHNISVDRIRELNNLSPNDAIHPGQKLIVGTRNN; encoded by the coding sequence ATGGAAAAGAAAAACTGGATTAACAAGCTTGATGATCTGGAGCAGGAAACGCCTGTTTCCAGCGGAAGAAGGAATGTAGCAGTAAATGCGGGCCGGCAGCAGGAAAACATGATTATTTATGCCCTGGCTGCAGCAGGAGCGATTATTCTTATTCTGATTATTGTCATCTTTGCCAGGGGTGGCAGCAGCCCGGAATATCCTGTGGCAGAGCTAAGAGAAGTGATTGCCAGAATGGATACTCTGGAGCACAGGGTCATGGAAATTGAAGGACAATTGTTAGGCCGGGATCCTTTTGCAGCAGAGCCGGGGCAAACCGCTGATCTTAGAGCCGCTTTAGAGGCCCAGCGCGAAACTCTTGACGATTTGCGGCAGAGGTTTTCAGAGATGGAAGATCAATCTGCAAGAGTTGCTTCGCGTCCAGCACCGCAGCCGGCACCAAGGCCTGCGCCAGAGCCGGCACCACGGCCTGCACCTCCTGAACCTGCAGCAGCTCCCTCAGCAGATGCAGATCATATTTTACATGAAGTTCAGCCTGGTGAAAATCTTTTTCGCATAGGACTCAGGCATAACATATCAGTGGACAGAATCAGGGAACTGAATAACCTGTCACCCAATGATGCCATTCACCCGGGTCAAAAGCTTATTGTAGGCACCAGGAACAATTGA